Within Saccharomycodes ludwigii strain NBRC 1722 chromosome IV, whole genome shotgun sequence, the genomic segment aaaattaaattaaaatttgtaCTTATTTACTATTTCATTACTATATTCACATCATACAGtatatttatcattattttagGCTCATATAAATGGACCGTTGGATTGAATTGAGTGTATTTTACCTTATTTAGTTATTTCTTACCGATAAGGgtataataaaatggtTCTACATATTTTATAGTAAACATTTTATCTGTCTTAATATAGCATTGAATTTCCAGTTTTGGCGATTTATTATGCAAGATGTCGTTGAATAgcaaaatctttttttttttcaatataattattattttttactatGCTCGGATTTAATACGCCGCTATTAGTCACCGTCAAATTAAACAACgcgattatttttattttatttttcagcttgaaaaaaaaaaaaccataaaaatatacttCGACTCGAACAGCTTCCATTAATATCCTCGAACTAAACAAAAatcataaaattaaaaaatctcttgattttattcttttttagttgttaaattttgttattattattactgctattttttcttttccatataataattcattTGGGGGAGGGGGAGGGGGaatatctttatatatatatatacatatatatgtatataaataaataaaataaaataattttcttacaaaaaattaaacttttcccttcttttttctctcttttttttttttttctttcttctctCAACAGTCATAGTGTCAACCTGCACCCAGAAGCAAgtgttatatttataaatactATTAACATATCATTTgacaaataatttttccacCATCTATTACCAAAGATATCAAAAATGACAGAACAAAAAACTAATACCCCAATCATATTTGCACCAGAGACATACCAATACGATAAAGATTCTCTAGACCCTTCCAAAGTTGACAAGGATCCTATCAAACAATTTGCAAAATGGTTTGAAGAAGCCCGTAAAGATCCAGCCGAAGATTTGCCTGAAGCTGTTAACTTGGCAACTTGTGAATTGCCCTCTGGTAGAGTTTCAAATCGTGTCTTGTTGTTTAAAGAATTAGACCAGCGTggattttgtatttattcAAATTGGGGTACTTCCAGGAAAGCACGTGACATTAAGTCTAATCCACATGCTAGTATAACTTTCTTTTGGAAGGACTTACAAAGACAAGTTAGGGTGGAAGGTGATGTCGAATTTGTTAACAGGGAGACAAGTGAACGTTATTTTCAAACTAGACCAAGGGGTTCTAAGATTGGTGCTTGGTCTAGTCCACAAAGTCAAGTTATAGGATCGAGAGAAGAACTGGACAATTTAGTTAaagaaaacgaaaaaaaatatgaaaacaAAGGCGACAAAGATATTCCATGTCCTCCATATTGGGGCGGTATTAGAATTGTTCCTTTAGAGATTGAATTTTGGCAAGGGAGACCAAGCCGTTTACATGACCGTATTGTGTtcagaagaaaaaatgaagcTGCGCCATGGGAAATTGTTAGAATAGCAccataattataaaaaaaaaaaaaaaaagaaaaactttattataaataaaattatagtACCTCTAAAATATGTTGAATATGATGTTCAATTGATTGGTTTTGCATCCCTATATCTGTACTTGCGAAAATTCTCAATTGTTCTTTGATGAAATCAATTTTGGTAACTTCAAGTTGAATTTCACACAATAGTACGATATAAGAGAAtactaatataaataaattctcaatgaaaaaattagaatcTTGTCTATCCATTTGTTTGAATATTTGGCTGTcaaataactttaaaatacttttaataTCTATATCCTCAACTTGGATACGTTTACCAGTACCACTTAAAATGTTTAGACATATGCCCAAATGCAAAATGACTAAATCCATTTTATCTTCATGTATGTTACAACCTTGTTCGCAAATATATTGTAAAGAAAGCTTAGTTAATCTAACGATTTCAAAGTTGTTACATTCATTCGACACTTTAACCAacaatttcaaatattGTTCATTTTCCTTgtatttgttaaaattatccactaaatattgtaaaaataacGAATAGTATTTCGGGTCTAAAAGTGGAAAAATCATTTCTGTgtatttatctttatcaCTGTTaaccataaaaatatttgctAGTGcattttgaattttaagATTATTGACAATATTTTCTGGTCTAGTCacatttaaaacttttaaaattaaatattttatgtCAGTTTCATCTGTCCTTAAAGTGTTTAACAAATCAGCAAAATCTAGTCCACCATATTTGGATAACTCGAGCTTTTCATGGACAAAATATTCttctatattattaattttgtttcccaacaaataataataatcttccACACCAAATGCCGAGTCCCAAAAAGTATCATTTGGTGAAGCTTGCAAACCAATCAAAAAAGCCAATAAAACTtgtagaaataaaaactttttatcCCTATTTTTGAAACACCAACccaaaatatctttatacTTGTAtcttataatatatttttttagataaGGAGAGTTTGCAATAGctaaaattaatgatatcattttttcatGAAACTCACAttgtttttccaaaataaaatttatatcaTCATTAAATTGCAAATCGGTTCCCATATTTATTAGCTGATTGAAATCCTGTGTGGATGGGAGTTCGTCATCAGTATTAATACAATCATAAGAGGCAACCGAATTAGTCTCATCACTatcttcattatcatttgaGAGTTTGATTAAATGCGATCTTTTTGGTccataaaaattttttttttgtttatcgTCCACCACTACAGCTGCCGTAAAAGTATTTGCTTTGTCTTCGGGTGGggtttcttttatatttgaagTCTGGGCAATAAGGCTATTCGCAAATTCTGAATcgatttttgttatataagTAGAAACTCCatctattttttcttgCAAATTGTTAAATGCAACTCCGCCTATTTCAGGGGTGGTTGTAGTGGATAAAGTGTTGTTGATTTCTGAGTATGAATccctattattattactagaaattaattttggtttcttttttcttcgtGGGCTTATTGCATATtcattgtttaaaaaatctaaCATCCCGTTCAAAGGATCTTCATTTAAGGTAGTACTCGGAGATTTCATATCAGAAACTTGAGGTTTTCTTTGTTCAGCACACCTTTCTGTTTGGTCatctatatttttacaGAGAACAGTAGTACCTTCATCCATCTTTAGGTGTCCACCAAGATCATTTCCATGTTTGAATTCTTTgtaattatcattatcatcttcattatcGCTAAAAATCCCTTGGCTATCTTCGAGTTCTTCTATACTCAGTTTtctctttatatttttgtactTGACATATTTCCCATAAACTCTCACCATTacaatttacaaaaaaaaaaaaaaaaaaaattaaaaataaaaataaaaataaaaataaaaatgaaaactgCTTGTATTTTATACTTTTGGTAGATATAGCTTCTAGGTTCCAATTTCTCTTGAATGAAAGATTtgacaaataataatttaactCGAGTTAAAACtctatacttttttttttttcgtgttttacaattttgtttaaacGCGTTTTAAGTTATTGTTCAGAATTTCACCAACATTggtaatatattatatatagagCTTTGTTATATACAGTTATTTCCGCTCCAAGTAACCCCttcccaaaaaaaaaaaaaaaaaaatagtaattttaggataaatatacaaagccagcaaataaatatattcataaaaTGTATGGTGATTTATCAAATAAGTTGATTTTAGAGGCGAAAAGAGCAAAACAATTAAGAGAAACTTCAACTTCTTTAGCTTCACAATTAACACCATATCAAGAAACTTTTGTACggaatattttaaaagaagtGGAACAATTAAAGCAAAATgccatttttttacatGAAGAAATAGTCAATGAAACTGATCCAATGCAATTAAAGATGAAGAAATGCCAATATtatgttaatttttttgccaTGGAACGAAACAAAAGATGTTTATTGGCATATCACAAAGATAGAAGTGATACTATGGACAGTTTGTGTTGGGACCAACAAAATCTAATTCTAAATGGAGGCAATGGAAATAAAGGAAATAAACATGATGCTACCACTTtagataacaataataataatgataataatgataatgataacaacagtaataatattgataatgaaacatttgatataaataatttaagtCATGAAGAGCAAGTGTACATTAGAGAATATTCGAAACTAATAACATCTCTGAATGGGGATGAGTTTGCTGATATTGATTTAAACGGAAGTTTGGTCCCCCCAAGTGAAGTTTTTATTGATGTTCGAGTTTTAAAAGACGCTGGTGAAATTCAAACCGAATATGGAGTTTTCAACTTGATTAAGGACTcccaattttttgttaggCAAAGTGATGTAGAGAGATTAATACAACAGGGttatttgaagaaaatataatggAAAGCATGTAGACAGATTATTAGtctatacatatataaatgtgTGTATTTGTGTATAGATACatgtacaaaaaaaaaaaaaaaaaaatcgaatatactaataattttcatttccGATATGTCTGTAGTTTCTTTAATATTACattcaatattaaaaaattgagataaatcacaaaaaaaattaaaaataagaactCCTCATAGGGGGCTCGAACCCCTGACATTTCGGTTCCTTGCAATCTCAAAGCTTAAAAGCCGAACACTCTACCAACTGAGTTAACAAGGACGAGTTCTCATGGTGTTATGAAGTAGAATTGTGTGTGTCACGTTTTATACGAGATGCAAGTACTTCCGAGAATACGGAGAAGACCGAACATACGGAGATCGCCGCAAGAAGGAAAATATGCCCAGCGGACAACGAAGAAAcattagaaaaagttaatacaaacataaggaaaaaggtgaaaataaatcatatataaagagatgatttatttagaaaGTTGATTATGAAATAGATGAGTtatatagttttattagttaaaaatatataaaagatcaAGCAACAAACTATTACATCTGCCTTGATATAAATAGTAAAGTATCAAATCTGTTTACTAACCCTGTCCCTCTCAGTATATCCTCTCTGCGACATAACACCTGGTAGCGCcgctaaaattaaatttcaAGAATGAATCAGCATCTAACTGTTATCGCCCCATTTAAGTTCTCTGGAGCCAAAAAGGATGTTTCCAGAATTCCAGCATTTTTGTTGAGTTTCGAAACCCAATTTGCTATGTGTGGTATTAAAGACGATTACGtgaaaatttgttttgtaGGTCAAAATCTTACTGATAATGCTTTACAATGGTTCACTAACTACTTTAACCATAACGACTGTAGAGCTATGACATACTCTGCATTTGCCGCTGACTTTAAGGATTACTATAGTTCCAAGATAGACTCGTACCAGATCGTGGAAAAGTTGAAGCGAGTTTCACAAAAGGAGGATGTCGATACGTATGTTAAACAGTTTATGACGTACTATGCCATGTTACCTCGTAATTATATGTCAGATGATTTTGCCATTGATTTGTTCATACAAGGACTGAAGATTCAAACTCGCCAATTGATGAGAATGCACCGTTTTGACAAGTTAATTGATGCTGTCAATGCTGCTGTAAGAACCGAACATTGCCGTGAAGACTTGGATGTTTCATTGAATTTTGACAGTAACCTTGTTGGAAATACGAATAAATTAGATAAGGACTTAGATTACATAATGAATGCGATCGATAACACAAGACGTGGTTATTCGAATGCCGGGAGAAGATATACCGGAAGAGACAAAGGAGGGAAGAATTCCTATAGAAAGGATAACTTCCAAGAGAAGTTTTACAATGTTTGTAGAAGAAACAAGTTGTGTTTCAACTGTGGCTCCCCAGAGCATGCAAGAGCTAATTGCCCTGGTAATGCGAGGCCTTCCTATTAAGAAACACAAGACAAGTAAACGATGTGGTATAACTAAGAGAGTTACTACCGCAGCCCCACACCATGATACTACTATACATCAAAAAGATGTTCCTACTTCCGCTGCACTTACTAATATGACTACTGCAGCTAAACATTCTGTCGAGACTTCACTTCAAAAGGATACCTATTTGGGTAACGTTGCTTCTCCTATTGATGATGTTGTAAAGAATGATGATTTTATGTATTCCAATATACCTTGCGTGACAGAAAATCACAAGACGGGTGATATTGAGGAGAGGAGAGATTTGGAAGATCTTCCTCTAGTGTTCTTAGTTCAAGAAGAACCATTAGTTGGTAAGAAATTGGTTATCAATTGTGagattaaaagaaaaaaggtaCAAGCTTTGTGCGATACAGGTAGTCCTACTTCGTTTGTAGATGCGAAGCTAGTTGAAAAGTTAGGGTTAAAAGAGAAACCTTGTAATACATTTACGTTTAAAGGTGCGGTAAGTGAAACAACAGAAACCTGTGTATCGTTTGTCAAAGTACCAATGAAAATTAACGATAAGAGAATAATGATTTCTGCTTATGTGGTTAAGAAATTCCGATATGAGTTATTGATCGGTAACCCAGTTATAAAGTTACACAGTGACGTGTTTAAAGAACTGATTGATGTCAAAAACGAAGATATGTATTTGGTAGATATGATAACTGATGACAAAGAGAAACAAATAGAACAAGACGCCGAGTTCTTGTGTAGAATATGCCCTATTGACATAAggaatgaaaaagaaaacgaGTTGGATGGATTTGAGAAGTTACCAGAAGGTCTAAGGAAAAGATTTCAGACCCATGTTACTAATGAACTTCCAGGAAATCCAGGCCCAGAAAATTTTGAGTATAATATTGTATTGAAAGAAGGTTTTAATCCACCAGAATTATACCCGTACAGGTTAACGCCCAAGATGGAGCAAGAATGTAGAAAGATTCTAGAGGACCTCATCAAGAAAGGATTTGTGTCAGAATCTAATGCTGCCTGCGGAGCGCCTATTATATTAGTACGTAAAAAGGATCAAACATGGAGATTAGTTGTTGACTATAGAGAATTGAATAAAGGTATTGTAAATGAAAGTTTCCCAATTCCTTCGATCACTGAACTATTCGCGAAAGTTGGTGATGCAAAGGTATTTACAACTCTAGATTTACACTCAGGATACCATCAATTAAGGTTGAACGAGAAGTCAAAGGACTTAACGTCGTTCACGACACCCTTTGGTCATTTTAGATATGAAGTATTACCGTTTGGTATTAAAACGGCCCCAAAGAATTTTAGTAGATTTATGAGTAAATTATTAGATGGAATCGAGAATGTATACGTCTATTTAGATGATATATTGATTGCCACAAGAGACAAAACTGAACACTACAAAATACTAGAGAAAGTATTAGAGAAACTTAAGAGTAATAATTTGTACTGTAAAAGGTCAAAATGTCATTTTGTAAAAGACAAAGTAAATTATTTAGGTCATGTTTTAACTGCTGAAGGTTTAAGtgttgatgaaaataagaTTAGTGCTATTAAAAAGCTAACCATGCCAAGCACTATAAAAGGTATGCAAACGTTCTTAGGATTAGCGAACTATTATAGGAAATTCATAAGCAAATTTAGTGAATTATCACAACCGTTATATGATTTTGCATCCAAGAAAGCAAAATTAGGAGAAAAGCAAAGAATTGCGTTTGAGAAACTAAAAGAAGCATTAACGTCAACTCAAGTATTAGTGCCATTTGTGGAAGGAGACCATTATGAATTAACATCTGATGCTAGTTTACATCATGTTGGAGGTGTGTTAGAAAGATATGAGAATGGAAAGTTAAAAGGTGTAATTGGATACTTCTCAAAACATTTAAGTGAAACACAATCTAGATATCCAGTTGGAGAAATAGAACTATTAGGTATCATATTGAATCTTAAACATTTCAGATACTATTTGCATGGTAGAAAGTTTACGCTTAATACTGATCACTCTTCGTTGCTATCGTTTAGAAATAAGACAGAGCCCCATCTAAGATTAGCACGATGGTTAGATTATTTAGGAGAATATACGTTTGAATTACGATATATCAAAGGAACAAAAAACGTAGTTGCTGATTGCCTATCTCGCCCAGAAGAAATATTACCAATTGTAGAACTAGACAGTATAAATCCTAAAGATTGGTTtgaagatttattaaaagaccCATGGTCTGCTGCAATCTTAGTTACCCTAGATTCAAAGTTTAGAGAAAAGGTAAAGTGTAAAGACAAAAGACAATATGAAACGTTGTTACTGAAATTTGGTAGATCAAAGTTGATTAAAGAACGCTACTCTTATGAAGATAAAACTCTTTTATATGAAAAACGTATTTGTGTGCCAAATAACAGAAGAAGAGAATTATTACATGCTTTCCATGATTCAATGTTACAAGGAGGACACTTTGGTGTCGCTGCCACCACGGAAAAAATTGCagataaattttatttcccGAAATTACATAAGTATGTGGAACGATATATTAGACACTGTTTGAATTGCCAATTGAACAAGAAGACTGCCAATACTACTCAAGGCATGTTAAAACCACTACCCGTTGCCTCAGGTCGTTGGCAAGATTTGtctattgattttattacGGGACTCCCACCGTCACGACGACATAATGATATGATTATGGTAGTTGTCGATCGATTTTCGAAAAGATCACATTGGATTGCGATGAAGAAAACAGCTAACTCTAAAGATATACTTCAATATTTATACCGATATATCTTTGCAATGCACGGTTTCCCACGAACGATTGTATCTGATAGAGATATCCGTTTTACTGCTTCCGTATATGAAGAGTTAACGAAACGATTAggaattaaattattgttcAGTTCAAGTAATCACCCACAAACAGATGGTCAAACTGAAGCTGTGAATAAGATAGTAAACCGTCTATTAAGAACATTTTGTAGTCAAGATCAGGATTACTGGGATGTATATTTACCCCATATGGaattttgttataattCAACTCCGGTTACGAGTACTGGTATTTCACCATTTCAAGCTGATATTGGTTATACACCAAATACACCGTTGTTAGATACAACTAATGAACTAGATACAAGAAACTTTAATGCTACAAAAATGACTAAACATTTGAAAGCTTTATCATTACGTATTAATGATTCATTACAGTTAAGACAGGAACAAATGGAAGAAACTACAAATgctaaaagaaaagaaattgattTTCACATTGGAGAATATGCTTTATTGCATAGAGATGCTTATTTTACAGGGGGAAGATATTTGAAAGTAcaatcaatttatttaggTCCATTTAAGATCGTCAAAGTAGGTACAAATGTTGTAGAATTAGACTTACCatcaagttttaaaaaacacCGTACTATCAATATAAAATGgattaaacatttttacaATGACCCAGAAAAATACCCAAAACAATTACCAAGAacgaaagaagaaagaatacACAGAATCACAGAAATTACAGCCATCATAGGTTATGAAACAACAACAggaaattattattgtaagATGTTAGATGTCAATCCCGAACTAACTGCCACTTAcgaaaaagaggaaatcAACTTATTACCCAGTTCTCGCTTGAACTCTTTATTAGCAAACTATAAACAATTGCTAACCGAGACTTCAAATTAAGAGGAGGAAGATGTTATGAAGTAGAATTGTGTGTGTCACGTTTTATACGAGATGCAAGTACTTCCGAGAATACGGAGAAGACCGAACATACGGAGATCGCCGCAAGAAGGAAAATATGCCCAGCGGACAACGAAGAAAcattagaaaaagttaatacaaacataaggaaaaaggtgaaaataaatcatatataaagagatgatttatttagaaaGT encodes:
- the PDX3 gene encoding pyridoxamine-phosphate oxidase PDX3 (similar to Saccharomyces cerevisiae YBR035C | PDX3 | PyriDoXine auxotrophy) — encoded protein: MTEQKTNTPIIFAPETYQYDKDSLDPSKVDKDPIKQFAKWFEEARKDPAEDLPEAVNLATCELPSGRVSNRVLLFKELDQRGFCIYSNWGTSRKARDIKSNPHASITFFWKDLQRQVRVEGDVEFVNRETSERYFQTRPRGSKIGAWSSPQSQVIGSREELDNLVKENEKKYENKGDKDIPCPPYWGGIRIVPLEIEFWQGRPSRLHDRIVFRRKNEAAPWEIVRIAP
- the RAD61 gene encoding Rad61p (similar to Saccharomyces cerevisiae YDR014W | RAD61 | RADiation sensitive), whose translation is MVRVYGKYVKYKNIKRKLSIEELEDSQGIFSDNEDDNDNYKEFKHGNDLGGHLKMDEGTTVLCKNIDDQTERCAEQRKPQVSDMKSPSTTLNEDPLNGMLDFLNNEYAISPRRKKKPKLISSNNNRDSYSEINNTLSTTTTPEIGGVAFNNLQEKIDGVSTYITKIDSEFANSLIAQTSNIKETPPEDKANTFTAAVVVDDKQKKNFYGPKRSHLIKLSNDNEDSDETNSVASYDCINTDDELPSTQDFNQLINMGTDLQFNDDINFILEKQCEFHEKMISLILAIANSPYLKKYIIRYKYKDILGWCFKNRDKKFLFLQVLLAFLIGLQASPNDTFWDSAFGVEDYYYLLGNKINNIEEYFVHEKLELSKYGGLDFADLLNTLRTDETDIKYLILKVLNVTRPENIVNNLKIQNALANIFMVNSDKDKYTEMIFPLLDPKYYSLFLQYLVDNFNKYKENEQYLKLLVKVSNECNNFEIVRLTKLSLQYICEQGCNIHEDKMDLVILHLGICLNILSGTGKRIQVEDIDIKSILKLFDSQIFKQMDRQDSNFFIENLFILVFSYIVLLCEIQLEVTKIDFIKEQLRIFASTDIGMQNQSIEHHIQHILEVL
- the PSF1 gene encoding DNA replication protein PSF1 (similar to Saccharomyces cerevisiae YDR013W | PSF1 | Partner of Sld Five): MYGDLSNKLILEAKRAKQLRETSTSLASQLTPYQETFVRNILKEVEQLKQNAIFLHEEIVNETDPMQLKMKKCQYYVNFFAMERNKRCLLAYHKDRSDTMDSLCWDQQNLILNGGNGNKGNKHDATTLDNNNNNDNNDNDNNSNNIDNETFDINNLSHEEQVYIREYSKLITSLNGDEFADIDLNGSLVPPSEVFIDVRVLKDAGEIQTEYGVFNLIKDSQFFVRQSDVERLIQQGYLKKI
- a CDS encoding uncharacterized protein (similar to Saccharomyces cerevisiae YGR109W-A | retrotransposon gene), which encodes MNQHLTVIAPFKFSGAKKDVSRIPAFLLSFETQFAMCGIKDDYVKICFVGQNLTDNALQWFTNYFNHNDCRAMTYSAFAADFKDYYSSKIDSYQIVEKLKRVSQKEDVDTYVKQFMTYYAMLPRNYMSDDFAIDLFIQGLKIQTRQLMRMHRFDKLIDAVNAAVRTEHCREDLDVSLNFDSNLVGNTNKLDKDLDYIMNAIDNTRRGYSNAGRRYTGRDKGGKNSYRKDNFQEKFYNVCRRNKLCFNCGSPEHARANCPGNARPSY
- a CDS encoding uncharacterized protein (similar to Saccharomyces cerevisiae YGR109W-B | retrotransposon genes), which translates into the protein MTTAAKHSVETSLQKDTYLGNVASPIDDVVKNDDFMYSNIPCVTENHKTGDIEERRDLEDLPLVFLVQEEPLVGKKLVINCEIKRKKVQALCDTGSPTSFVDAKLVEKLGLKEKPCNTFTFKGAVSETTETCVSFVKVPMKINDKRIMISAYVVKKFRYELLIGNPVIKLHSDVFKELIDVKNEDMYLVDMITDDKEKQIEQDAEFLCRICPIDIRNEKENELDGFEKLPEGLRKRFQTHVTNELPGNPGPENFEYNIVLKEGFNPPELYPYRLTPKMEQECRKILEDLIKKGFVSESNAACGAPIILVRKKDQTWRLVVDYRELNKGIVNESFPIPSITELFAKVGDAKVFTTLDLHSGYHQLRLNEKSKDLTSFTTPFGHFRYEVLPFGIKTAPKNFSRFMSKLLDGIENVYVYLDDILIATRDKTEHYKILEKVLEKLKSNNLYCKRSKCHFVKDKVNYLGHVLTAEGLSVDENKISAIKKLTMPSTIKGMQTFLGLANYYRKFISKFSELSQPLYDFASKKAKLGEKQRIAFEKLKEALTSTQVLVPFVEGDHYELTSDASLHHVGGVLERYENGKLKGVIGYFSKHLSETQSRYPVGEIELLGIILNLKHFRYYLHGRKFTLNTDHSSLLSFRNKTEPHLRLARWLDYLGEYTFELRYIKGTKNVVADCLSRPEEILPIVELDSINPKDWFEDLLKDPWSAAILVTLDSKFREKVKCKDKRQYETLLLKFGRSKLIKERYSYEDKTLLYEKRICVPNNRRRELLHAFHDSMLQGGHFGVAATTEKIADKFYFPKLHKYVERYIRHCLNCQLNKKTANTTQGMLKPLPVASGRWQDLSIDFITGLPPSRRHNDMIMVVVDRFSKRSHWIAMKKTANSKDILQYLYRYIFAMHGFPRTIVSDRDIRFTASVYEELTKRLGIKLLFSSSNHPQTDGQTEAVNKIVNRLLRTFCSQDQDYWDVYLPHMEFCYNSTPVTSTGISPFQADIGYTPNTPLLDTTNELDTRNFNATKMTKHLKALSLRINDSLQLRQEQMEETTNAKRKEIDFHIGEYALLHRDAYFTGGRYLKVQSIYLGPFKIVKVGTNVVELDLPSSFKKHRTINIKWIKHFYNDPEKYPKQLPRTKEERIHRITEITAIIGYETTTGNYYCKMLDVNPELTATYEKEEINLLPSSRLNSLLANYKQLLTETSN